A single genomic interval of Juglans regia cultivar Chandler chromosome 1, Walnut 2.0, whole genome shotgun sequence harbors:
- the LOC108995899 gene encoding protein LIGHT-DEPENDENT SHORT HYPOCOTYLS 3-like — MDSLPELMESSNSENTSITDSITINNSLTAASSSSTASAPSSRYENQKRRDWNTFGQYLKNHRPPLSLSRCSGAHVLEFLRYLDQFGKTKVHTPICPFYGHPNPPAPCPCPLRQAWGSLDALIGRLRAAFEENGGKPEANPFGARAVRLYLREVRDLQSKARGISYEKKKRKRPRQQLPAPPQLPPPGASQ; from the exons ATGGACTCGCTCCCAGAATTAATGGAAAGTTCCAACTCCGAGAACACCAGCATCACTGATTCTATTACCATCAATAACAGCTTAACTGCCGCAAGCTCTTCTTCAACAGCTTCTGCTCCTAGCAGCCGCTACGAAAACCAGAAGCGCCGGGACTGGAACACCTTCGGCCAATACCTGAAGAACCACCGTCCTCCTCTTTCCCTCTCGAGATGCAGCGGTGCCCACGTTCTTGAATTCCTCCG GTACCTTGACCAATTTGGGAAGACAAAGGTGCACACTCCAATCTGCCCATTTTATGGCCACCCTAATCCTCCAGCCCCTTGCCCATGCCCGCTGCGCCAGGCCTGGGGCAGCCTCGATGCGCTCATTGGACGCCTCCGAGCTGCCTTTGAAGAGAACGGAGGGAAGCCTGAAGCTAACCCATTTGGGGCTCGAGCAGTTAGACTCTATCTTCGTGAGGTTCGTGATTTGCAGTCAAAAGCAAGGGGGATCAGCTATGAGAAAAAGAAGCGGAAGCGCCCCCGGCAACAGTTGCCTGCACCACCGCAGCTGCCTCCCCCAGGTGCAAGTCAATAA